GGTCTTTTCATGTCGGCACTGATGATTTTTAATTTCTCGTGTACAGGACTATTCTGTGGTGTGGCCCAGGGCTCCCTTCTTGGACCACTTTCATTTCCAAGAgtcaacatttaaatcagacatTGTCAAATAAGTTTTGAGGAAGCCAAGCTGGCAGTGTGACAGGATATCTACTTCAAAGACAATTTAGTAATTTTCTTATCAACTTTGTTTAAGAAGCTTTGAATGAAGATTTCTTTGGACTCACGGCTGTCTGATGTGTCATCCATCTCATACATCTCGGCTTTCTCTGAAAGTAGCTGCCCGTtgtgctgacaaaccaaacagctggaaatgtacAGACACCgatgtcattaaaaatatacataaaacataGTTGGATACTAAACAGAACATTTGCTTTCTTGAACTAAACTGCTTAAGCTGCTTTACAAAACCAGCAGTGAACATAAACCCAACCAGACTGTCAATTGAATTACAGTTACAGTACATCAAACCTGTTTGCTTACCTGaatcaaactattttttaaacTCAAACGTTAGCTAAACAGAGACAAACCGTTTTAGCTagtaaacataaacatttggaaagttttttttctatatttaatTCAAccagaatgaaaatgttgtaGCTAATCTGAACAGAGTTGGATACTAATTTAAAGTGTTAACAAACTTAAATCAGcgatttgaattaaaaaaaaaaaaaaaaaaaaagaaaaatcacattatCAATTACTATTACATCTCACTCACCCTGAGCGACATCTAGCAGCGTCCCTTGGCGTTCCTACGATGCCTCTGGCCGGCAGGTAGGACACTGTTCCTTCATAGTAATGATGAGTCAGGAACATCTTCACACCTGTAATGAACGGGACGGACCAGGGTTTACTCTCATTCTCAGTGTCAGTTCATAGTTTAAATTTTCTGGATTGGACTGTTGACTGCGTTCTGCAGACCTGAATTACAGCACTCGCAGCTGATTTTTTGGGGtagtcattaaaatgaatgtttatgtGTACAATGCTGCTACTCGGGACTGAAAAAGACCAACCTACTCGACATTATTTCAGCAAAGAATGTATCTAAAATTTTTAATACAGCTGAAAATATGTAATTGTAATATTATTGAAGACAAAAGAATTCAACAGCAATATGTAAGTTCTTCTTCAATTCCCCTAAAACCATCTTAAggaatgttttaattttctacCTGAGAGGTCGTATCTGGCCGGTCCcatccatctcttcctctcactgtcAGTTAAAACATCGCCATAGAAACCGTATCCCAGCAGGGAGACGGAGTATCGCAGGAACGTGTTGTTGTGGTGAACCGAGCATACGTCCATCGGCTGAGAgtctcctgtaaacacacacacatcttaatTTTTCTGAAACTAAACCTGCAGGTGCACTGACGTCTCATTACCCACCTATTCAAAACCACTTATACCCAGGGTAATATGGAAGCTATTAGATTCACTATATAAAGCTCACACAGGTGGTTTGTTGGTTCATTTGGCTGACCTCCTACTGTCCACTAAGGctcactagatggcagcagtAGACTGTGGAAAATAAAGTAACATGTATCGTTGGATTTCCATTAAATATGGTACGTCTACATAGGAGAACAAACTGGATACTGATCCAAAATAAAGTGACATCTAACCAATTTAATCCTGAGAAAGGATAAAAGGTTAATAATGTCTCACTGCAGGACAAACAGCCTTTAAGTTCTGAttctttttattcatgtgttttctgtttataacctgttaaaaaaaacctgtcaggTGCTGAAATGATTCATGTTATAGTAGTTGTGTAGTGAAACCATGTGACTGACCAATAATGATGTGCAGTGCAGAGGTCACAGGGTCGTTGGTGCCCACAGTGGCAAAGCAGATACAGTCAGTTGAACctgaaatgaagaaacaaacagattgTCTGTCAACATTTCCATGTTGAGTAACCCTCACTGACGCAACTGACAACATCTGACATcctgcttatttatttattttttataaatgttacTGGTTTGAATACAAAGTTTTGAAAACAACgctgctccacaaacacacacctgcaccaaTCACGGCAGCCATTAATTAACCCGGAGAGCGGCTTATCAtccactgctgcagaggaaattAATGTCTCCCAGAtgactgtgtgcgtgtgggtgtaTTTATAGAGCAGTtagacagaacaacagaaaacaaaaggcaaagaaaGGCTGAGAAATGAGGCCACAGTCAGTATTTGCATTTGTACAGAGAgtcctgctctctgattggctgccttttaaaatcactttgaaCACAGTTCACAACAACTTCTGTTAGAGATCTGAGCTGAAGCTATATTTACACTCTGCTGTCCGTCTGTTTATCATTAAACAAATATACTGACTTATTAATAGTAAGGTAACTTTATTAATATATGCTGCTGAAAAATTGTCaattattcagtttttcagtgaTTTAAAGGCACGCATGGACTTCGGATGACATTAATTCACTTAACAGGTCAATGGACTGTATTATAGTCTTGTTTGGAAAAGATTTTGTAAGGATTTCCACATTTTTATGATTGGATAGTGATttcttgtattttgtgtttttagcattaattaaatgacaaaattacaaaaaacaaaatcatataTCATTTGAAAACGGTTGGTCACCATAgcaacaaaaacctctaaaaagtCAGGGACAATCGAGGGTCTTCCAGGACTAAAAAACCTCATCAAAGTCCTCTGGAAACTTCTCAGAGACCAAAAGGAGCATCTTATTATTTATCTCCCCAAGGACCACAACCTGCTAGATGACCTTTGGGAACCTCTGAAAGGACCTcaaccaaaaatcaaaaagataAAATCAGTATTTGTGATTCCAGGAGTGGTATTGGTGTGTCTGACCTGCAGGAATGATTCCAATGCGAAGCGAGCTGGGGAGCAGAGCTTCATCAGGACAGTTTGGATCCACACTGCTGTCGATCTGTGTCCTCCAGACCAGGCCATGCATCACCTCACTGAACATACCATCACCTCCGACACACACCACCCTGAGCCGGGGCCCAAAGCCAAAAGTTAGCATAGCATGAGCTTTTAATCGTATAACATATCTGTGTTGTTACTGCCAAATGTAAAAAGTCAAGTACAGCAGTTTGACAGGTTCTctgtggtgcttttattttggcggTTACGCTATATGAGCTCTCTTGCCTTTTGATTTAATTACAATAACGATGCTCACCCATCAAACTtcttcagctctgcctctgtcttcAGGTGATCCCTCGCATGATTGGCATACTCTGTCACTATgacaacaaacatacacacaaaatgggCTTTAGTTATATAATCCCTGACACAGGGagcacaacaacaggaagtgagtgaTACAGGGCGTACCGATGACGTGTGTGGAGACGCCTGCCTGCGTGAACAACGGTGCAACCTTTTGCTCGTAGATGTGTTTGCCTTGTCGCTTCCCACCATACGGATTGATGTAGACCAGCAGGTTTTTGGGTCTGCTGgctgtaaacaacaacaataatgttACTGACAGATGCCTACAATAAATTAGCCAGGGTTTGTTAGACAGCGTGTGTTGGTGTGAAGCCGTACTGTTGGCGGCGAGCTGCTCTCTGATGCTGCTGACCCAGTGCTGACACAGCGCCTCCTCTGGACACGTGAAGGTGACCTCAGCAGACCGCCAGCGGTGCCGCCGACACCTCTCCACATACGACActgacacatgacacacacacacacaaaatgtcaaaacattttatggTTTCCCATTAAAAATCTTTCACCTGTACGCCAAATAATCACTTTCATTGTGAAGGGACTACAGAGACAGATTTGGAGTTATTTCCAGAATTTATTCTCATGCTGCTTCATTCAGCTCCTTGCCGAGTCAGTCCAGAGAGTGAACATGCAGCTGTGTCCACAGCTCAGTGTAGAGGTGTGCAAACACAAGTGTTTCCAGTTGTTTACTTCACTTTCAGATATGTAAGATGTAAGCAATATGTTTACTGACTTTCTCAGCGTGTTTCCAgatttgtttactgttttagGACCTATGTCAACATAATATTTCTTTCCAGCTGTAAAGCACTGAAAGTCTGAAAAAAGATGCTGGGCGCAGTATGTTTTGTCTAAGCAGCTGCGTGCTGCCGCATTTGCTTTCGCCTCATTGggaataattttaaaaaaaaaacaaaaaaaaaactggccctcaaaaagaagaaaaacatcatgtggACATGGTCCATGAGGGATGTGTAACAAATTTCAAGGTTTATTTCAAGGTGTTTTCTGGTACTTTCCAAGgtgttttcatgactattttCAGGTGCGTGTACAGATGTGATGCCAGATGTGTATTTcactgtgtttccatgtgtgttcacctgtgaaGGCCTGCCTGCAGtccttcccttctctctctttgatCTTTTTCCAGTTGCCATCGTCTCTTcgtctgctgctgttctcctcctcttcctctctgacagaGATGATCTCTGACACTGGCACGCtgtgacacacacctgaccacacacaaacacgcacacacactttgttaGTTGTACATCAGATATTTTTGAAACGGTGGGAATGAGGTCACTGCAACTCAAATAGTAATCACGGTGACGCAGCAAGTTTATATAATATCACATTAACCTAACAGTCTCCtggaaaataattttaaaaacacactctAGAGTCAGACTGGACTGAGTAGGAGTCATTACTCAAGAGCTTTATTCTTGGATGTTTCAGAGAACTGAAGTGAAACCCGAAAAGGCAACTTCCAGCTtccagaaataaagacaaacctCATCCAAAATCACACTGACATCTGCCAGACCTGCAGGGCTCTGACTGGCTCGCACGTACACAGACGTAAAGTACTGCTGTAAATGTGGAGAGCAGTATGGGACACTTTAACTTGACAGGTGGacacagaggaggcaggagTCAAACCACATTTGCACCCTGGCATTTGCACCCTCTGCTTCCTTCTTTATTCAAACTACAACTATTATCATTACTATTGGATTTGATGAtgcaatattaaacatttaaaacaagacagGGAAAATGGATGGTGTGTAAAGAGGCTTGAGAGGAGATCAGTAGCTGTCCATTATTCATCACTTCAgtataaaatgttaaactgtaaagCCCAAGTTAATCAGCTGCACACTCATCAGCTCTCAGTGGTCAGAATAAAATGTCCATACCAAGTAAAAAAGTCTGGACATTGTTGTATTATGACAATCATCAACTACCCGATAAAAAGGGCTCTCATTTCCCCTTCTTCCCTCCCCAACTCTGAATGACACATGGCCAGGATAACCaaggaaacaagaaacaagactgaaaaCGAGAGGACTAACACTGTTACGCCACATGACCTGTCAGGTGATCGCTTCTGTGCAAGTACTTGTAAGGTGcgtctctgcttttgtttcatgtctgaAGCGTCACGTGGTGGTAGCTTAAGAAAAGTTCCTGGAAGTGTCGGCTAATGTGCAGACTCATTTGTATCCATCTGAACATGTGACACTCAAAAAGAGAAGCACATTTTAGAgttgaattattcctttaatgAACATCTGATTGAACCAGATGTTcctgaaagcagcagcagcacatctaTCTACAAACTAAACACACTACAGCAGAGTCACTGACACTAATCAGCCAAAACTACACATCGAACACTGACCCaggagcagcgaggaggaggacagcaTGTTTCTGCTGGATTTGATGTTGATATGAAATGGCACTAAAACTGACGCTATCTATTTCTCTGAAAATGAGTTGCATtccaaaatgtgatttttctttttcagtgaaattaaGAAAAACGATTATTTACTAGTTTGACACTAATGTGGAATTTGGAAAGTAGGTCAAGTGCCTTTAAGGGTTTAAGATGCATTTTTGAGATTCCGGAATGAGTTTGAATATGTGAGTAAGAGTGGCAATTTTTCATTTGGAACACAACTGCAGGTTCAGTACgggaacacacaaacagagctcaCGGCTCAGCCATCAAACACAGAAGCATGTTCTAACAGCAGCACCACAATCACTACacctgcagacagcaggtggaggtggccCACTACATCGTGGGGGGGGTCTCCTACCTGAGTCTGGTTGATGACGGAACGAAGGAACACAAAACCCTGCAGGAGAACCACACACCGTCTCAAACTTGGATTCATCAGTAAATGAAACTCTGGTATACATCAGCCCACTCTAAGTGTTCGGCCTGGTTTCACCTCCCGAGAGGTGGTTTAAAAATGGCAGCTCGTCCTCGAAAACTACTTCAAGATAGCCGTTGTTTAACAGTATTTTGCTGATTGGAACATTGCATTGTATACTTGGCAAATTCTGCAGGGAAACTGAGCTCGATAAATTGGTCTTTCGATGGTGTGGTGGTCACTCCGGATACAACTGATCCAGtctctgtaaaacattttagagTTACATGCACTGCCCCCTTAGAAACCTTAAGTCCAGCAGGTCTTTGAAAAGGTGGGAAAGAGGGACTGTGCACATTACCAAATTCAATCATTGTTTGTTTAGTGTGAACTATGcactgttattttatttcttatccTTTTTGGTAGAGGCAGCTCATTGTTACGGAAGCCCACACACAACAGCTCAGTTCAGTCTGCTATAAAGTCTGATTTACCACTTTGACATTAATTGCATATTTCTCactaacatttttatttactttaatgGTCCTTATTTGCTTCTGGATGATGTATTTTAACTCAGTTGTACAACCTTCTGGTACAATCTTGACTTACAGAATCTATGTTCCAGACATTAAgtaatgtaaaaatgataaCACTGGTTGTTTGGACAATATGGTTACTAAATTAAAAGAgtagaatagaaaaaaaagaaacctttaaTCCAGTCATGATTTGATGCCTCTTTGCTTAGAACATCAATTTTACATTTGACCTTATTGTACTGTACTTTATATATTATACTATTGTACTACTGTATGTCCCATTTGTACGTAGCTTAGACTTGGTAAACcctatgaaaaaaaacagcagcatctttcaacagcagcagacagaaagcaGGTCAGACATTAAAGATTCACAGATGAAACacaatcacaacacacacatacatacacggCCGTCTATTTCAGTTTAACACACCCGGCTGGCAGGTATTTCTGTCATCACCaagacaacagaaacacaatggGATGTGGATGAGAAACAGCTGGACTGTGATCAGCTGAAACCCCAAAAGAAAGGAGGCAGAAAGCAGCGTCAACCTGCCGACATCAAACACTGTCAGAGTTATTTCGGTTTTGCGcagtgacatgaaaaatatctaCTGGTTCATTAAAGAGGAACAACTGTCTCAGAAAATATCTGCATTCAACATTCAGCAATCACTTTCTGATTCTTGATCAGTTCAGGATCAATTCAGTTGAGGCAGCCTACAGTCAGTCAAAAGGTCAAAGTGAACCCTGCAGCAGCCTCAGTCTGATCTGAAACCTTTCTGTTACTTTGAATATTCAAGTAATCTGTTTTCTGAACCGATGAGGTGAACAGAGAAGGACGACTAATGAGGTTGAGGTTGATGTTGATGATCAGAATCACCTGCACTTCAAATAAAGATTATTAAAAATATCTAGTTATTATTAGATGAGCCCTACACGTTCATGGACTGTTCCATCACTGTGAGCCTACACACACTTGTTGCTGAGGATGCTGAACCTCAAGGTCTCACAGCGTTCAGTAACGGCGATCACAGTGGGTgtccagagaggaaaaaaacacaagggaATGTTGAGCATGCATTGCAAAACAGCTGAATATTTCCGTCATTGACTCaagtcaaagagagagagagagagagagagagagagagagagagagagagagagagagagagagagagagagagagagagagagcacactTTACTCCCAGTGATTCAAGAAGTCGTCACATCCTTTAAGAAAATGTGGCAATACTCCAATGTAAAAAACACTCCTCTGCATGTTACACCAACAGGGAAGTGTCCAGCATGCAGTTCTTCAAAGATACACTTtatctcctctttttctcagGATTTCTCTATGGAAGCCAGTTGGATGGGAAAAATAGATCCAGTTAGTCATTGTAATAAGAAAACTTCTAGGAAAAATGCCTTAGCATGTAAAGATTATTAAtcagtatctcaaaataatgaatcaggattttaaaataatgacttaataTGTCAAAATAATGAGTTCATGTGGCAAAAACAATTACTACCTGTCAAAATAATACAAAGCcttaaaaaaagggggtttatctaaaaaataatgatttattgttatagtcatttttagaaaaaaagtaaagtaaagacTTAGTTTACCAAAATTAATGtcaaacctttttaaaataatgacttagAGTCTCAAAATTCAGTTCACAAAACTATGACATTGGTGACTTATTATGTCAAGATTATGAGGTAGtatctgaaaataataatttttattATGTACCTTAACATGATAACTTGACATAATGACATAATcaaaaaagtccttttttttgaGATactaaagtttttatttttgcaataCTGACTCAACATTTCTACTAAATCAACATCATGAGAAAGTTTCTCATTATCTTGAGTTACTAATCACTGTTTTGAGATAAGCAAGTCACGATTGTTTTGTAACAGCAATCCATTACTTTGAGACACCATGTTATTATTGTCCGAAAGTCTCTCATTATAATGACTagcaggatgtttttttcttcatcacatGGAGGGAGGCAGCCTCTGTATTCCCCTGTGTTCAGACTactgtacagagagagagaggtttggTTTAcactgctccctcctcctcctcctcctctgcctgcagCCTCACTGTGACCTCCACATATTGTGTGTCAGGCTGTTGGATGTTGTGTGTTATATAACCGGATACATTATGTCTCAAGTGCTGTCCTACATTATGTCTTGTGCATTAAGCTGCGTGTTGTATACAGGTCCGAACACCGAACCGTGTCCAGCACGTCCTCTCGGTGTCCTCGCTGTCCTTTGTTTATCACACAGGATGTCGCGGTGTGTTTAAGGccgacagacaggcagacagagagacagagagacagacaggtggaggtaAACACACATGACAGACACAGACGTGCTGTGCGGGTCTTACTGGGTCTAAACGGATGGTACACCGGGCTGGAGATCCGTCTCTTCCAGGTGAGCAGGGACCGGCTCAGGCTCACGTCGTACGCGGTGCTTCTGACGCGCAGTTcggacagcagcagctgcctgctCGGCCTCTCCATCTGTGTCTGTCCGTCCTGCTCCGTCCTTCAGCCGGCTGAGGAGGCAGCGGCAGCCCCGGGAGGGTTACCTACGCGCGGCCATGTTCTCTCTGAGTGTCAAATGAGGCTCCTAACCCCGAAAATGAACGACTATTAGCAGCGGCGGCGTTAGTGACGTGTGTCCGTGTAGCGGATTCCTGCTCGGGATGTTTTTCTGACAGATAGCGGTTTCGTACCGGAAGTAGGAGGAGCTCTGTTCAGGTGCTGCGTTCACGTGCTGCCACAAAACTCGAATTAGTTgttgaaggttctcagtcatccaggtcatggtaaatctaggcGCTGTATCgaaggcagctggacttgtttcagtttcttgaagacgtttcagcTTTCATCCAAGAGGTTTCTAACTGACTcgaattattaaaaatgttgtaatcGACCTATTGTTTGGGATCAAAACGGACCCAAAACTTTCTTGCAAACCTCACAAGACTTCTATGAAGCCACGGTGTCAAGAGATATCAATACAGACAAAGAATCAATCCAGTCAAACTCATAGACTTGCTATCAGCGTGGTATGCTCATCTGTTCTTTATCATCAGAGAATCAAACATCTTGAGAATATTGCAACGGCTGAACTATCCTGCTCTCTTCTCACGATGAAAAAACCCTCCGTAATTCCAACATATCACCCAGCATATGAAAGCATCAGAAATCCGTCACGTCCTCTGACTGATGCTCGGCCGGACGAAGAACaaagctcctctctgctggagaaAGACACACTTTGTGTAGAAGTTTCTGCTGTACTCACTCCAGTGGgacacagagcttttttttttattacagcgtacacagcaacaacaattaaTTCTGTGAACAATTCATTAATTATATAAAGTAAATGCGGTGCCAAAGTTAATATACGTTAATTAAATTACTTAATCTCGAAGTCAGTAAAAATGTATGGAAATGATTATGAGATTAGTTTGtgatgcatcagtgtgtgagggCATTTAAGTGCATTTTTAGCTTTTCTATAGCCACGTGTGCACATGACACTGTCAGTCGTTGGTTGCTTAATTCTAAGTCTAATCTCGGTTCTTAAAGAATCTTCAGTGTAAGTGAAGTATGTGAAGTCTAAAGTTCTGCTGATGCGCAGCCACAGCAGTCTGAGTTAATCAAGTCAAGTTGATATCTTTCAAAGTCCTTTTAGTGCTACAGTCCCTCTTTGTGTtcgtgtctgtctgctgcagatcAGCAAGGAAACTCAAAGAGACTCActgtttgtggattttgtctcAGATCATTTACATTTGAACTGTCTCACGAAGATCTCTGTGGACAGTGTGTAGAGGAGGAATACTTATAGCAACTATCAACCCCTTCAGTGTACACACAGTTTTATTATGGCTTTAAGACAAAGTGTGTGAGCCTGTCTTTTAAATCAGTTGTTCCAGAGCGAAACAGTTATGGGATTTAAAAAACTTACTAACAAACAggcagcagggggcgctgctgctgcacacagcgCTGTGCGTGGACTTTCTCTGACAAATCATCCGGTTTcagatttcagtcattttgttctGACATGATGATTTTAACCAGTacaattcaaaatcattttaaccTCCAGTAGAATTTGAACTCAACAACCCAATGGAATAAAATCCGCTATTTTCATTGACTGATTCACCTAGAAACCAGTTTGAATTACCttttttagtgtttgttgtACTATATTCATTAGTACCTGGGCAAAGCTTATATTTCCACTCATGTTGCATTTGATTAATTGTCACTCTCAGGTCTAGAGGGCAGGGAAACCATTGAAATGGTTTGTATGAGGCCCTAAAATCCAGGTTTCAGCATAAAAAGCAGCTGGATATTTTAATTTAAGCTTTCTGTTAGTAAGGTGGCATCAGCAgctattttttctttgaataCTTAATGGCACACTCTCAGGACAccctctttgtgtctctgcattattagaaatgtgtttttctctcatcagtgaaaaactgacaaataaaGCTCTTGACATTCAGTCTGTCTTTCATCTGTTGAGCCTCTGATGGACCCTGAAGTTGATCAGGTTTTCTTTCAGCTCTGGAAAAGCAACGTGTGACGGCCGGTGGGGAGCAGTTGAGGCTGATTGGATGGAGTGATGATGGATGTATTGTGGTGGgatgattgatttaaaaaaaaaagtcagaaagcAGGTCAGAAAatcagagctgtcagtcagttaTTGATGATTATTACAGCGTGTCTCCTCCCACAGGATTATCACAAACCAGGACAAGACAGATGACGCTGACGGGTCACTGTCTCGCCTGACGAGGACTTTTGGAGTAAAATACTCAGACTACATGGCAGAAAATTCAAGTCCCCTTCCACTCAAAATTGAGTTTTTCTCTGAAGAACAGCATGTTTGCCACATCACCATCAAGTGTAAAcccac
This sequence is a window from Acanthopagrus latus isolate v.2019 chromosome 8, fAcaLat1.1, whole genome shotgun sequence. Protein-coding genes within it:
- the LOC119024687 gene encoding ceramide kinase-like, with product MERPSRQLLLSELRVRSTAYDVSLSRSLLTWKRRISSPVYHPFRPSVCHSVPVSEIISVREEEEENSSRRRDDGNWKKIKEREGKDCRQAFTVSYVERCRRHRWRSAEVTFTCPEEALCQHWVSSIREQLAANTSRPKNLLVYINPYGGKRQGKHIYEQKVAPLFTQAGVSTHVIVTEYANHARDHLKTEAELKKFDGVVCVGGDGMFSEVMHGLVWRTQIDSSVDPNCPDEALLPSSLRIGIIPAGSTDCICFATVGTNDPVTSALHIIIGDSQPMDVCSVHHNNTFLRYSVSLLGYGFYGDVLTDSERKRWMGPARYDLSGVKMFLTHHYYEGTVSYLPARGIVGTPRDAARCRSGCLVCQHNGQLLSEKAEMYEMDDTSDSQSDGEWRTIRGKFLAINAASMSCACPRSPKGLSPAAHLADGTTDLILVRKCSRFDFLRHLLRHTSKDDQFDLTFVEVHRVRRFRFTPRHCQSDSDLELDLRETGKRQIFSQICRDHPACGCAPAYSSWNCDGEILTHTAIDVRVHCQLIKLFARGIEEPTVFEDLTNPCAI